Within the Pseudomonas oryzae genome, the region CCGCGGCAGCGCGGTCAGCCACTGCGTGCTGCTCTATCACGCGCCGTTGTCGCACATGGGCCGCGAGCGCCTGGCGATCATGCGCGAGACCTGCGACGGCTTCGTCATCGCCGAGAAGGATCTCGAGCTGCGCGGCCCCGGCGAGATGCTCGGCACCCGGCAGACCGGCCTGTTGCAGTTCAAGGTCGCCGACCTGCTGCGCGACGCCGACCTGCTGCCGGACGTGCGCGAGGCGGCGCAGACCCTGCTGGCGCGCTGGCCGCAGCACGTCAGCCCGCTGCTGGAGCGCTGGCTGCGTCACGGCCAGCAGTATGGGCAGGTGTGAAGAGCCGCGCGCAAGGATTTGCTCGCGGGTTTGCGCGAGGCGTCGCCCCCGGAATTCTGCGGGCTCGCACGCATGGCGCCGAGGCGGACGCGCAAACCGCCGGGTACGACCGGGGGCGGCAGGCGCGGCGCCGCTGAGGGCGCCACGGCAATTTCCTTCAATACGCCGCGGCGGGCCCGCCTCAACATTCGCGCACTCGACCATCCAGGAGTCCGTGAATGAGCCTCTCGCTTGTGCTTCCGATGTCCGCGTTCGCCCTCGCCGCATCGATTTCCCCCGGCCCCGTCAACCTGGTCTGTCTCGGCAGCGGCACGCGCCACGGGATGCGCGCGAGCCTGGGCTTCGTTACTGGGGCCACGCTCGGCTTCGTCGCGCTCTTCGTCGCCGTCGGCCTGGGGCTCGCCGCGGTGCTGGCCCAACTGCCCGGCCTGACCGTGCTGCTGCGCGCGGGTGGGATCGGCTTTCTGCTCTACCTGAGCTGGCAACTCGCACGCGCCGAGGGCGCGCTCGCCGCGCGCGAACAGGGCGACCCGCCGGGGTTCCTCGCGGGGGCGCTCATGCAATGGCTCAATCCCAAAGCCTGGCTGGCGTCCGCATCGGGCATCGGCGCCTACACCCGGGGTTCCGACCTGAACGAACTGGCCCTGTTTGCCGCGCTCTATGCGCCGATCTGCTGGGCATCGCTGTCATGCTGGGTGTATGCCGGCACCATCCTGCGCCGGCAAGTGGCCCACCCGGCGGTACTGCGCAACGTGAATCGCGGACTCGCCGCCTTGCTCGCCGGCAGTTGCGCCCTCCTGCTCATCGACTGATGCCTTGCCGGTACTGCCCGGGGGTGGTCGCCAGCAGGCGCTTGAACATGCGCTGGAAGTGCGGCTGATCGGCAAAGCCGCTCTCCAGCGCCGCCTCGGCAATCGGGCGGCCAAGCCGCAGCGCGTGCTGTCCGAGCTGGATGCGGCGGTTGATCACGTAGGCATGCGGCGTCATGCGGAAGTGTCGCTTGAAGCTGCGGATCAGATGGCCGGGACTGACCGCGGCCTGCCTGCACAGCAGGTCCAGCGACACCGCCTCGGCACAGTGCCGGTCCAGATAGTCGGCGAGCGCGCACAGCGATGCGGGGGCGGTCGGCACCTCTTCGCACACCGGAAGTCGCCGCAGCAGATCCGTCAGGAAGGCCACGAGATGAGCATTCTTGCCCGTGGCGGAATGCGCCGGATCGAGCAGGCATTGCGCAAGCGCGACGAAGGCATCGAAAACCTCGGGAAGGCGCAGCACGTCGGGCGCCAGATCCTGCCAGGCCTGGGTCGGCGCCAGGCCAAGGCGATGGCGCAGAGCGGAGAGCCACTGCGCATCGATGTACAGCATGAGATACGCCCACGGTCGCCCCTCGATCGGGTTGCAGGCATGCACCCGGTTCGGGTTGACGAAAACCAGCGCGCCAGTCGCGACACGGTATTGGCGCTGGCCGCAGACGAAGGTGCTCTCGCCCCGGGTGATCGCCCCCATTGACCACTCGGCATGGCTGTGCGGCGCGTAGCAAACGCTGCGGCCGTCCGCCACCCTGCGCAGCTCGACATGCGGCAGCGCGGGATCACGCCAGAAAATCGGAGCGCTCATCGGGGTGTCGAGGGCACGTTATGCCTGGCAAGGCTCATGCCGTCTGCTTCTGCCGCGCGCCGAGCTGACCGACCAGGCCCTGGAACCACAGCAGCAGCGCCGGGTTGCCCTGGATCTGGATGTCCTTGTTCTGGATCCCCTGCATGAACGCCAGTTGCCTGTTGCTCGCGGCAAGGACGCTGAAGCCGTAGGCGGCGTCGCGGAAGGCGATGCTGAAGTCCGGGTGCGCCACGCAGCCGGCGGCGCTGCGGATGCGCATGTCCTGCACGATGTAGTGGCGGGCGATGCGCCCGTCGCGGGTCTGCAGCTGGAACACCAGGTCGCGGTCGACCAGCTGTTCGCGGAACTCGGCATTGCTGCGACTGGCACCCGCCAGCAGGCGGCCGAGCAGCCAGAGGAGGAAACGGAATTTCACTGCGGCACCTCGCGAACCGGACCAGGGAGCCAGGATTCTAGCGCGTCGCCAGCCCGCCCACGACCGACGGGGCCACGCTTGCGGCAGACGGTTGCCGCGGCACCAGTACCCGGGGCCGCGGCCCCGGGTCGTCGACGGCACTCAGTTGATCGCTTCGCGCAGCGCCTTGCCCGGCTTGAACGATACGGTGTTGCTGGCGCGGATCTTGACCGGCTCGCCGGTCTGCGGGTTCTTGCCCATGCGCGCGCCGCGATGGCGTTGCAGGAAGGTGCCGAAACCGACCAGGGTGACGCTGTCCTGGCGATTCAGGGCATTGGTGATTTCCTCGAGAACCGCGTTCAGCACGCGGCTGGCCTGCTCTTTGCTGAGGTCGGCTTTCTCCGCCACTGCGGCAGCGAGTTCGGGTTTGCGCATAGTTGCCTCTGTCGAGATTGTTCTTGTTTTTGCCGCCGTTCCTGGCGAGCGCTCTGTCACCGCGCCGAACCTGCCTGCGAACGAGGTGGGAGCCCGCCGGCAGGCTCTGGCGCGCGGCTGACCGCAGAAGAATGGCACGCTGCCGCGGCGTTCGCCAGCCATCGGCACCGGCCAATGGTCGTAGATCGTTCGGCCGGACGAGCGGTGCGCCAGCCCTCGGTCGGCAGGCTGCCAGGGCCGTGCTAGACTCGCCGCTGGTTTTTGCCGCGACGCCCCGCCGTGCCCCAGACTACCTGCGCCCAGTGGCGCGCCCTCGACCAGCTGCACCCTGCCCCCAGCGCCCGCGAGTTCGCCTGGCTGAACGAGCAGGGCTCGCTGACCCGCCGCCTCACCGAACTCAGCGGCGGACGCTTCGCCGTCGAGCCGCTGGTCGAAGGCTGGCAGATCCTCCGCGCCGACGAGTGCGCCGCCCTCGGCGTCGCCACCGGCAGCGAGGGCTGGGTGCGCGAGGTCTATCTGCTCGGTGCCGGGCAACCCTGGGTGTTCGCCCGCAGCGTGGCCGCACGTGCGGCGCTCGAGGCGCAGCCGTTCGCCCTCGACCGCCTCGGCAGCACCTCGCTCGGTCACCTGCTGTTCCGCGACCCGGCGTTCAGCCGCCAGCCGATCGAGGCCTGCCGCTATCCGGCCGCGCTGCTGCCGGCGGCGGTGCGTGCGTCCGATCTGTGGGGGCGCCGCTCGCTGTTCTGTCGCGGCGCGCTGGGCGTGCTGGTCGCCGAGGTGTTCCTGCCGGCGCTGTGGCGGGCCGACGCCTGACCCCGCCGCGCCGTCAGGCCGTATAATCGGCGCTCCGCTCCCCCGGAGGCCCGCGATGTTCGCCCCCCTGCTCAAGCCTCTGGCGCGCCTGCACCCGCGCGCCCAGGACTTCATCGATCTGACCCGGCTGAACCGGCCGATCGGCATCTACCTGCTGCTGTGGCCGACGCTGACCGCGCTGTGGATCGCCGCCGAAGGCGTGCCGTCGCTGGCCAACCTGCTGATCTTCACCCTCGGCGTGATCCTCACCCGCTCGGCCGGCTGCGCGATCAACGACTTCGCCGACCGCAAGTTCGACGGCCACGTCGAGCGCACCCGCGAGCGCCCGCTGGCCAGCGGGCGGATCCGTGCGCGCGAGGCGCTGCTGACCTTCGCCGGCCTGATGGCGGTGGCCTTCGCCCTGGTGCTGCTGACCAACGCCGCCACCGTCTGGCTGTCGTTCGGCGCCGTGGCGCTGGCCGCGCTCTACCCGTTCATGAAGCGCTACACCTACTACCCGCAGGTGGTGCTCGGTGCGGCCTACTCGTGGGGCATCCTGATGACCTTCACCGCCAGTGGCGACAGCCTGCCGGCGGCGGCCTGGCTGCTCTATCTGGCCAACCTGCTGTGGACGGTGGCCTACGACACCTACTACGCGATGACCGACCGCGACGACGACCTGCGCATCGGCGTGAAGTCCACGGCCATCCTGTTCGGCGACGCCGACCGGCTGATCATCGCCATCCTCCAGGGCCTCAGCCTGCTCTGCCTGCTGCTGGCCGCGGCACGCTTCGAGCTGGGCGCCGCCTTCCACCTCGGCCTCGTGGTGGCGGCCGGCTGCTTCGCCTGGGAGTACTGGAGCACCCGCAGCGGCGAGCGCCAGGCCTGCTTCCGCGCCTTCCTGCACAACCACTGGGCCGGCCTGGCGATCCTCGCCGGCACCATCGCCGACTTCGCGCTGCGCTGAGCGCCCTAGCGGGGGATGTCCTCGCCCTCCGCGGCGCCGCCCTCGGCCAGCGGCCGGGCCACGTGCCAGACGCCCATGCGGCCGTCGCCGAGCGTGTCGCCGGGCTGCCGGTCCTGGACGAAGGTGTACAGCGGGCGGCCCTGGTAGGCCCACTGCCAGCTGCCGTCGGCGCGCTCGACCAGGGTCCAGTCGTCGCTCTCCACGCTGTCGCCACGGGCCGCCAGCGGCGGCCAGTTGCTCGCGCAGGCATCGTTGCACACCGACTGGCCCGTCGGATCCTTGGCGAAGGTGTACAGGGTCATGCCCCGGGCATCGACCAGCCGGCCGTCCTTGACCTGCGCCGGGTCGGCCGCCTGGGCATGGCCCAGCAGCGCCAGCAGGACGCCGCCGGTCAGGGCCAGCAGGGGCGAAGGGATTCTGAGCATCGCGGCTCTCCTCGGGTGGGATGGGGTGACCCGGCGACCGCGCAAGCGGGCGGACGACACACCGGGCAGCGGCTGCCGCGCGCATGCCGGCGGCCCCCTCCAGCATAGCCAAGCACCGCCGCCGGAGCGTCAGTGTCACATCGCTGCAATAATTCCGTTATGTAATGCCGGCATCGCCACGGAATACAGAGACAGTCCCATGGTTGGCAAATCCATCCTCATCGTTGACGACGAAGCGCCGATCCGCGAGATGATCGCCGTCGCCCTGGAAATGGCCGGCTACGAGTGCCTCGAAGCGGAGAACAGCCAGCAGGCCCACGCGCTGATCGTCGACCGCAAGCCCGACCTGATCCTCCTCGACTGGATGCTGCCCGGCACCTCCGGCATCGAGCTGGCGCGCCGCCTCAAGCGCGACGAGCTGACCGCCGGCACGCCGATCATCATGCTCACCGCCAAGGGCGAGGAGGACAACAAGATCCAGGGCCTGGAGGTCGGCGCCGACGACTACATCACCAAGCCGTTCTCGCCGCGCGAGCTGGTCGCCCGCCTCAAGGCGGTGCTGCGCCGCGCCGGCGCCAGCGACGGCGAGTCGCCGATCGAGGTCGGCCCGCTGGTCCTCGACCCGCTCAGCCACCGCGTCACCATCGACGGCAAGCCGGCCGAGATGGGGCCGACCGAGTACCGCCTGCTGCAGTTCTTCATGACCCACCAGGAGCGCGCCTACACGCGCAGCCAGCTGCTCGACCAGGTGTGGGGCGGCAACGTCTACGTCGAGGAGCGC harbors:
- a CDS encoding LysE family translocator — protein: MSLSLVLPMSAFALAASISPGPVNLVCLGSGTRHGMRASLGFVTGATLGFVALFVAVGLGLAAVLAQLPGLTVLLRAGGIGFLLYLSWQLARAEGALAAREQGDPPGFLAGALMQWLNPKAWLASASGIGAYTRGSDLNELALFAALYAPICWASLSCWVYAGTILRRQVAHPAVLRNVNRGLAALLAGSCALLLID
- a CDS encoding AraC family transcriptional regulator — translated: MSAPIFWRDPALPHVELRRVADGRSVCYAPHSHAEWSMGAITRGESTFVCGQRQYRVATGALVFVNPNRVHACNPIEGRPWAYLMLYIDAQWLSALRHRLGLAPTQAWQDLAPDVLRLPEVFDAFVALAQCLLDPAHSATGKNAHLVAFLTDLLRRLPVCEEVPTAPASLCALADYLDRHCAEAVSLDLLCRQAAVSPGHLIRSFKRHFRMTPHAYVINRRIQLGQHALRLGRPIAEAALESGFADQPHFQRMFKRLLATTPGQYRQGISR
- a CDS encoding helicase, translating into MKFRFLLWLLGRLLAGASRSNAEFREQLVDRDLVFQLQTRDGRIARHYIVQDMRIRSAAGCVAHPDFSIAFRDAAYGFSVLAASNRQLAFMQGIQNKDIQIQGNPALLLWFQGLVGQLGARQKQTA
- a CDS encoding HU family DNA-binding protein, with the translated sequence MRKPELAAAVAEKADLSKEQASRVLNAVLEEITNALNRQDSVTLVGFGTFLQRHRGARMGKNPQTGEPVKIRASNTVSFKPGKALREAIN
- a CDS encoding chorismate--pyruvate lyase family protein, producing the protein MPQTTCAQWRALDQLHPAPSAREFAWLNEQGSLTRRLTELSGGRFAVEPLVEGWQILRADECAALGVATGSEGWVREVYLLGAGQPWVFARSVAARAALEAQPFALDRLGSTSLGHLLFRDPAFSRQPIEACRYPAALLPAAVRASDLWGRRSLFCRGALGVLVAEVFLPALWRADA
- the ubiA gene encoding 4-hydroxybenzoate octaprenyltransferase yields the protein MFAPLLKPLARLHPRAQDFIDLTRLNRPIGIYLLLWPTLTALWIAAEGVPSLANLLIFTLGVILTRSAGCAINDFADRKFDGHVERTRERPLASGRIRAREALLTFAGLMAVAFALVLLTNAATVWLSFGAVALAALYPFMKRYTYYPQVVLGAAYSWGILMTFTASGDSLPAAAWLLYLANLLWTVAYDTYYAMTDRDDDLRIGVKSTAILFGDADRLIIAILQGLSLLCLLLAAARFELGAAFHLGLVVAAGCFAWEYWSTRSGERQACFRAFLHNHWAGLAILAGTIADFALR
- a CDS encoding COG4315 family predicted lipoprotein, with protein sequence MLRIPSPLLALTGGVLLALLGHAQAADPAQVKDGRLVDARGMTLYTFAKDPTGQSVCNDACASNWPPLAARGDSVESDDWTLVERADGSWQWAYQGRPLYTFVQDRQPGDTLGDGRMGVWHVARPLAEGGAAEGEDIPR
- the phoB gene encoding phosphate regulon transcriptional regulator PhoB; translated protein: MVGKSILIVDDEAPIREMIAVALEMAGYECLEAENSQQAHALIVDRKPDLILLDWMLPGTSGIELARRLKRDELTAGTPIIMLTAKGEEDNKIQGLEVGADDYITKPFSPRELVARLKAVLRRAGASDGESPIEVGPLVLDPLSHRVTIDGKPAEMGPTEYRLLQFFMTHQERAYTRSQLLDQVWGGNVYVEERTVDVHIRRLRKALGESCENLVQTVRGTGYRFSTKA